The Neomonachus schauinslandi chromosome 4, ASM220157v2, whole genome shotgun sequence genome includes a region encoding these proteins:
- the PHGDH gene encoding D-3-phosphoglycerate dehydrogenase produces MAFANLRKVLISDSLDPCCRKILQDGGLQVVEKQNLSKEELIAELQDCEGLIVRSATKVTADVINAAEKLQVVGRAGTGVDNVDLEAATRKGVLVMNTPNGNSLSAAELTCGMIMCLARQIPQATASMKDGKWERKKFMGTELNGKILGILGLGRIGREVATRMQSFGMKTVGYDPIIAPEVSASFGVQQLPLEEIWPLCDFITVHTPLLPSTTGLLNDSTFAQCKKGVRVVNCARGGIVDEGALLRALQSGRCAGAALDVFTEEPPRDRALVDHESVISCPHLGASTKEAQSRCGEEIAIQFVDMVKGKSLAGVVNAQALTSAFSPHTKPWIGLAEALGTLMRAWAGSPKGTIQVVTQGTSLKNAGNCLSPAVIVGLLKDTSHQADVNLVNAKLLVKEAGLNVTTSHNPAVPGEQGCGEGLLTVALTGAPYQAVGLVQGTLPVLQALNGAVFRPEVPLRRGLPLLLFRAQPSNPVMLPTMIGLLAEAGVQLLSYQTSVVSDGETWHVMGISSLLPSLETWKQHVTEAFQFHF; encoded by the exons GACTGTGAAGGCCTCATCGTCCGCTCAGCCACCAAGGTGACTGCTGATGTCATCAACGCGGCAGAGAAGCTCCAAGTGGTGGGCAGGGCCGGCACGGGCGTGGACAACGTGGACCTGGAGGCTGCCACCAGGAAGGGCGTTCTGGTCATGAA CACCCCCAATGGGAATAGCCTCAGTGCTGCGGAGCTCACCTGCGGGATGATCATGTGCCTGGCCAG GCAGATTCCCCAGGCGACGGCTTCCATGAAGGACGGCAAATGGGAACGGAAGAAG TTCATGGGAACAGAGCTAAATGGAAAGATCCTGGGAATTCTTGGCCTGGGCAGAATTGGGAGAGAAGTGGCCACCCGGATGCAGTCCTTTGGAATGAAG ACTGTAGGGTACGACCCCATCATCGCGCCGGAGGTCTCGGCCTCCTTTGGTGTCCAGCAGCTGCCCCTGGAGGAGATCTGGCCTCTCTGCGACTTTATCACCGTGCACACACCTCTCCTGCCCTCCACCACAG GCCTGCTGAACGACAGCACCTTTGCCCAGTGCAAGAAGGGGGTGCGCGTGGTGAACTGCGCTCGGGGAGGGATCGTGGACGAGGGGGCCCTGCTCCGGGCCCTGCAGTCCGGTCGGTGCGCTGGTGCTGCGCTGGACGTCTTTACAGAG GAGCCACCACGGGACCGAGCCTTGGTGGACCACGAGAGCGTCATCAGCTGCCCCCACCTGGGCGCCAGCACCAAGGAGGCCCAGAGCCGCTGCGGGGAGGAGATCGCCATCCAGTTTGTGGACATGGTGAAGGGGAAATCTCTAGCGGGCGTG GTGAATGCCCAGGCCCTTACGAGTGCCTTCTCTCCGCATACCAAGCCTTGGATTGGTCTGGCCGAAGCTCTGGGGACCCTGATGCGAGCCTGGGCTGGATCCCCCAAAGGGACCATCCAGGTGGTAACACAGG GAACATCCCTGAAGAACGCTGGCAACTGCCTAAGCCCCGCGGTCATTGTCGGCCTCCTGAAAGACACTTCCCATCAGGCGGATGTGAACTTGGTGAATGCCAAGCTGCTGGTGAAAGAGGCCGGCCTCAAT GTAACCACCTCCCACAACCCTGCTGTGCCAGGGGAGCAGGGCTGTGGGGAAGGCCTCTTGACCGTGGCCCTGACAGGTGCCCCCTACCAGGCTGTGGGCTTGGTCCAGGGCACCCTGCCTGTGCTGCAGGCGCTCAATGGAGCCGTCTTCAGACCAGAAGTGCCTCTCCGCAGgggcctgcccctgctcctgttccGGGCTCAGCCGTCTAATCCTGTGATGCTACCCACCATGATTG GCCTCCTGGCAGAGGCAGGCGTGCAGCTGCTGTCCTACCAGACCTCAGTGGTGTCAGATGGGGAGACCTGGCACGTCATGGGCATCTCTTCCCTGCTGCCCAGCCTGGAAACATGGAAGCAGCATGTGACTGAGGCTTTCCAGTTCCACTTCTAA